One Lachancea thermotolerans CBS 6340 chromosome B complete sequence genomic window, ATCATCGATACACTGAACCTGATACCAAACAACAAGTTATCGCAATTCATCTCCAGCATGGTATCCCCTTCGGTAGTCCTGTTGGGCATATATCACAAGCAACAGCCTGAAGTCAGGCCGAGTTCAATGGAAAACTACCCATCATcactgcagctgcttcaattCATGGCTACATCAATTCTGGATTGCCAGCCGATTACAGAAGACGCGGCTGCCGAAGAGATGCTGGATTCGAAGatccaaaagcttgttATCCCTCGAGGCCTCAACTCGCCTGTCTTTAAACTTGTGTTAACAAATCGCAGGAAGTCAGGGCGGGCACTTACGTACAGCTTCCAGTTTGATTCTCGTAATCACACATACAACGTTTTACAAGAGCAAGCAGAGAATGAAAACACAGAAGATGACAAAGAGGTGTTTGAGGGGCTTACAACCTTTAACCTTAATATCTCTAATAGACAAAAAGCAGCTCGTGAAAATGTGGCCTTGCCCTTCTTGGAAGCTCAGAGCTTCAATGCTGGAGGTGCAATTGTTTATGAATACGAAAAGGATGATgattatgatgaagaagacccTTACGAGGACCCATTTTAATTTTACACAAAACGAGCGGCAGCCCAGACTGCTCCATGATGCTCTCCAGAGCAAGAGCTGTGTTTACAAATGTGATTCTGTATGTACTAAGTTTAATGCTAGATGACCTTCTAAACGCAGCAAGTTAAAGTTCTTTTCTGCCGTGAATAAGCAACTACTGCCGTTTTTTAACTTCATCAACCTTCTTCCGTTTCAATGAAAATGCTTTGAGCATTCTAGCCACTTTGCCTTTCAGCCCAGGACGAAGGGAAGCTTGCCTATCTGCCTCCTCAAGAGGAACAAGGCGCTTGACCATTAGGTTAAACAGGGTCCCAAAAGCCAGACCCATTACTGTTGAAGTCAAGATTATAACATTGTAAGGCATGCTGAAATCCGGGGTTGATAATGAGAGCAGTAAAGTAGCAGTTCTCATTTCATACCTTACTGGTTCAAGCACAGTCACCACTGCAGATTCTATTTCAAATCCATGGTTCGCGTCTGGTGGATATTCAGCGTATTTAAGCAGCGCTTTATCAAATTGGTAGGAGAGCGCAATTGTAGTATTTGCGGGAATTGTTAAATTGTACTCCAAGTGTGTGGGCCGCTCCCTGTCAATGGCTGGTAGATAATATGTACCTCTCACAACgtcttcaatttcaagaCCGTCTGCGCTTTCgattttcaaagaagagagatAGATCCTCATATACCAAGGAAGCGCCTCAAAGTATATGGCGTTGACAGATTCGTTTcctggatttttgaaaacagtaCGCAAACCACCGCTGTCCTGTCCATATCCAGTGAGAGAACGAGAAACATACAGGGGTACGCTCTCGGGAGGCGTAACCTGAGTTGTGTCATCAGACTCTAGGTAAAGATCATGCAGTTTGTTCTCTTTAACACTAAAGCAATTGTTGTCAGTTGCAAAAAGCATGTTGTCAACATCAATGTATGCCTTCCAGTTGTCGCTAACATCCGCGCAAATCTGAGATGGGGACTCTGAAATCAAGCTTGAGCCCACAAtttgttttccaaacaGTTCAGATAGTCGGAACTTAATTTCTTTACTTTGTGGAAGTGGGAAGCATTCAAAATTGTCATGTGGTTTGCTTTCGTCACATTTCAAATCCGACTCCTTGACAGGCTTTGGGATAGGCTTTTCCGCGCGAGCAAGCGTGTTGGGGACATTGAAGACAATTTCAATAAGCTCCTCCATGTGATATTTGCAATCATTCCCGTCACATGTAgtttcaacatcaagagACATACTGTGCCAGTTAGAATCAAAGACTTTGTGCCCGTCTAATAGGGACGAAATCCCACTTTTACCTCTGGTAGGtaagagcttcaggaaagGAGTAAGGTTTTCAGTACAGATTGGCTCGTTTGCCAAGGCCGCTCGTATCAAAAATAAGCCGTTTGTAGCATTAAAGACCGGCAGCCCGCCGTCGCCTTGAGGTTGGAAAGATGAAACAGGGTAAGTAGTTCTCTCTGAGTCAATGAAGTTAATGGAAGAGCAGAAGAGTCCGCTCAGGGAGTTAGCCAGCGACACCCAGTGTCTGAATGCAATCTCTTTTGAATCGGCTTCTATTACCGCCCAGAGTTCCACACCATTACCACCAGACTTGGACCCTTTGTGTGGCAATTGACCCCAAGACTCGGAATCCCACAGCCCGTGAGTGAATCGAAGATGCAGCTGCCGTGTGTTTGTATACTCTAGAATTGGGCTAATGGCCTTAGGAAAAACAGTATAATGTCTGTACGCATCGAAGTCGGTTTCCGATTGGCCCACAGAAAGGTTGTTGGATGCCATCTGGAACTGGAAAGACGCTACCATATAATTACGTGGCAACGGTTTCAGCGTCAGTTGCTCAGCGAACGGGTACTTGATAGCAtcttgcttctcaaaaaaaacaggcTTTTGCAACGCCTCGTTGAggagctcttcttcaactgggTCCTCTTTATCATTCGAAGTGGAATTTCCGGAATCCAACCCAAAAGACGAATCTTCAGCGATGCATGTTTCATCTGCGCTGCCAGCTGACTCAGTCTCATTTGGTATTAGCAGTTCCTCATCAATTGACGATCTAACCTCTTGCGCTTTGGCCACGAGAAATGCCCAAAACAGCACCAAAAGAGCTCTCATTTCATTCAGCCCAAATAACTGGCCCACAAAGCTTCCTAAACCGAGAAGAGTTTCTTGTTGGCCTTGACCTGTTTGAACAGCGTCCCGTTCATAATTGAGAAAGCACGTAAAAACCTTGATATACCATTATACGGGAAAATATTGAATTATGAAGGCTAACCTGAATCCAGGATCTAAGCGCCAGGAATAAACGCATCTCGGTGAGCGTTCCTGCAGAAAGAGGCTGATTGGAGAGGCCTTAGCCATGAAAGACTTAGAATCTGTAGAAAATATGGACTCTAACCAAAAACACTGCCTTACTGCGGCTTACACTATGCCGCAAGAGCTAAAAACAGAGCTGGAAGTCCACGGAAAGGATGATGCACTGACAGAGAGAATGCGGGCAAAAGCTGCCTCCGCTAGAGAGTCAGACTACCAGAGAAAGCGTTACGATTTACAGCTTAAAGAAGGAGCAGGGAACGGCCAAGAAAATGACAAAAAGAGGCATTTGGAGGTGGATATAACTAGTGAACCACGACAGGGAGCAGTTGTGAAGAGGTCCCGGTGGGATGTTGTGGAGGCTTATCAAATGCCCGAAAGCTCTAGAGAAGAAATCCAAAACCTATCGAAGGAGCTAATAACGGAAGTACCGGGGGTCCGAGATTTacagttcttcaagcccaGCGACAAGAACCACTTCGGAGAGCTGCTAAGTGACAAGAAAGAACTaagtgaagaagaagaaaaagaccgCCAGTTTCTTCGCCTGCTTCTGCGGATCAAAAATGGGAGACCGCAAACCAGAAAGTCGGCCATGCGCGCGCTGCGAGATCGAGCTTCTGAGTTCGGTGCCCCTAGAATATTCAATCGCGTGCTCCCAATCCTTATGGATCGGAGCTTGGAAGACCAGGAACGTCACTTGATGATCAAGGTGGTGGACAGAATTCTTTACCAACTCCAAGATCTAGTAAAGCCTTACACTCATCGCATTCTAGTTGTGATTGCTCCAACATTAATAGACGAGGACATTGTGACAAGAGAAGTTGGAAGAGAGATCATATCGCGCCTCGCTCACTCAGTGGGCTTTGCGACGATTATTATGAACGTCAGAGCAGACATTGATAATCAAGATGAGTATGTTAGAAACATTACTTCCCGGGTGCTAGCGGTGGTCGCAAAAGCTCTTAGCGTGTCCAATATGATACCGTTTCTTAAGGCTGTCTGTAATTCTCGCAAGTCTTGGCGCGCAAGACACACAGGCGTGAGAACTATTCAACGAATTGGGATTTTGATGGGCATAGGGGTCCTCCCATATCTGCAATCTCTTATCGAATGTATTAGTGACAAGTTAAACGATGAGCATCTGCCAGTGCGCATTGCTACTGCGCAAAGCATTGCCTCCCTTGCTCAAAGCTCATACCCGTACGGTATTGATGCTTTCAATTatgttcttgaacctcTGTGGCGGGGCATCAGAACTCATAGAGGAAAGGCTCTAGCGTCTTTTCTACGTGCATTGGGCTTCATTATTCCCCTAATGGATGCCGAGTACGCTGGTTATTATACACAAGAAGTCATGAGGATAGTCAAACGTGAATTTCACTCCCCGGAcgaagaaatgaaaaaagcAGTACTCCTAGTGTTGCAAAAGTGCTGTGGAACAGAGGGTGTTTCTCGTTTACAACTTAAGGAGGAGATAGTTCCAGATTTCTTTCGCAACTTCTGGACTCGGCGCACTGCCTTGGATCGTCAAATAAGCAAACTTGTTGTTTACACCACGACTATTCTTTCCGAAAAGGTGGGTTGTGCATTTCCCGTGGGTTATCTCTTAAATCCATTAAGAGATGAATCTGAGCCATTGAGAACAATGGCTGCGCGCGCCGTGAATCAAATCGTTAAGTCGCAGGGCACGCAAGATATTGATCAGCGACTGGAAACCAGGATGATAGATGCTCTCCTTATAgcatttcaagaacaaactAACGAAGATAACATTGTTTTACGGGGCTTCGGAACGGTTATTAATTCACTAGACACCCGAATGAAACCATACCTCGCACCAATCGTAAGCACCGTGCTACAACGGTTGAGGCATAAATCCCCGATCATAAGGCAGCACTCTGCTGATCTTTGTGCAATGCTAGCCTCTGCTGTTAAACACTGCGGAGAGGAAGCTATGCTGAATAAACTTAACATAATAATGTATGAGTCCTTGGGCGAGGTATATCCTGAAGTGCTGGGTTCTATGATAGGTGCAATGTGCGAAATTGTCAGCTGTGCTGACTTTTCGAGAATGCAACCTCCAGCTAACCAAATACTTCCAAATTTAACTCCAATTTTGCGCAATCGTCACAGGAAGGTTCAGCATAATAGTATCCTTTTGATTGGAAAAATTGCTGACAAAGGTCCAGATAGTGTCCCACCCAAAGAGTGGATGAGGATATGtttcgagcttttggagATGTTGAAGAGCCCAAGCAAGTCTATTCAAAGGTCAGCTAACAGCACCTTTGGCAGTATCGCGAAAACCATTGGCCCCCAGGATGTATTAGTTGCATTGCTAAACAAcctcaaagttcaagagcgcCAGCTTCGAGTTTGCACCGCGGTTGCCATCGGTATAGTTGCTGAGACGTGTGGGCCAATCACTGTTCTTCCTGCCCTAATGAACGAATACAAAACACCAGAAACAAATGTTCAAAATGGTGTACTGAAAGCGATGTCATTTATGTTTGAATACATCGGAGGCATCGCGAAGGACTACATCTACACTACTGTTCCTTTGCTACAGGATGCACTTACAGATCGAGATTTAGTCCATCGCCAaacagctgctgctgtaACAAGACACCTAGCGTTGAATTGCATGGGTAAAGGCTACGAAGATGCTTTCTTACACTTGCTTAATTTATTAATGCctaatgtttttgaaacttccCCACACGTCATCACACGTATTGTCGAAGGTTTAGAGGCATTAAGGAATGCCCTAGGCCCCGGGGTCGCGTTAAACTATGTTTGGGCAGGTCTTTTCCATCCTGCCAAAGGGGTAAGGAAATCGTTTTGGGGACTCTACAATAACGCGTACATTCAACATCTGGACTCTATTGTACCTTTCTATCCACAGGTGGAAAGTGGTCCTTTCACGGTTGAGGAGTTGAATGAGATTCTATAATGTGTATAGCATGCTAATCATAAACTCATGGACCATCGGATTTACTGATTTATGGttgtttgaagcttccCCAGGATTAAGTGTTGACCTCGATATTACTCTCAGCCTCGCTTTCGCTACTTGAACTAATAGAAGTATCGTCGCTCTCAGAATCCTCTTGAGATgtctcttcctcatctgaGCTCTCCTCCTCAACAAGCACTCTTCGTCTCCTCTGGCCCCTCGCAGGGATGTCAGAAAAGAACTCGTCTAAACTCTGTAATTTATATTTTCTTCCTGCCGAGGATGTAAAGCCGCGTGAAGACTGGGTGTGCACGTCGTCACTTGTCTCAGAAACAGGAGAAGTCCCGCCAAAGTCGTCACTGTTTTTTCCACCGAAAAATGTTGAAGAGGAGAAACTAGTTTTCATCCTCGAGTAATCTTTTGTTTGAGCAGGGACGCGTAAAGCAGAGCTCTCGTCTGCATCTCCATCGAATGTCCAAGAACTGAAAGAAAGGTAATCTTCCATGCCGGGGTCAAGGCCAAGAGACgcaaagcttgaagcatTCGCAGACGAAGACATATTGAGGGCCATAGGGGCGATTGAGGAAGGCTTGGGGGCCTGTAGCAACAGTGAAGCAATTTCATACCTTTCATTATCGAATAGTGAGCAAAACAGCCTTGAACGGTCTCTGATGTCGAAATCGTCATCAAATTTAGCGAGATAAAACACTGACCGAGCCATTTGAGCCGTTCTTGAATTGTCGATATCAAATGCACCCACCTCGgtgctgctgtttttggaatTGTCAACTTCCCAAGATAATAGTTTAGCAGCTAAGAGCACAATTTGCAGCCTCACCTCCTTGGGTTCccttgaaaagtttggtaTCAAGATTCTCAGCACGTCTGGGCATATAGTAAAGTTGATGCTCGAGAACtcgccaaaaagccagaCTATGCCTGCCTTAGCCGTCCCACTCAAATAGTTTTCTGTCCTCAACACTTGAGACAAGTTCAACATTGTATGCAAATGCTCAGCAGGGTTTTCTTGGATCAAAGACCTTAATACGCTAACAAAAGAATCCAAAGATGCTGACGATATTGAATCCACCATTCTGGTCAATAGCCACTTCGTTATATGAAGAGAAAGGCTCCGGGACAATTGTCCACATCCAGCCAAAGAGTTTAGAGCCTCTTGGATTACAGCCGGTCTTTGGTCATTTATGATATAGTACTTTATCTCAGAAACAACGCGCTTAACATTATTGAGATCCACTAAAGTTGACAGAATCTTCAGCTTTGCAACAGCCGTATTGGTGTCATCGCTAGGAAGCAAAAagaatttgttcaaaaaccGAGAAAAAGTCGATGGGTCCACAGCGCAGTACACCAGTATGCATTGAAAAATTAAAGCGCGTCCGTCTGCAATAGACGGTCCGCCAATGAGCCTAACGAGGGCATCCGTAGCtttagagtttttgaaagttaaAGACGGCGAAAGTTCGAAGTAAGCTTTGCTGATTGCAACAACCACAGCAGCATTCTGAGAGTGAAGTAACTTTTGGAGGGAGTCTAAGAACATACTCAAATCTGGATGGAAGGAAACATCGTAAATTGCAAAAGGGATATCAGCGAAATCATCAGAAAGCGGAACAGCTCGCGCAGCATCAGAGGAATCCATGAGAATGGGCCTCGGAATAAAGTGCTTGCAATATTTGACAGACAACTCGATTAAATATAGCTGGGACCATTCACAAAGCTGAGGTAAAAGTCCACAGTATCGTCTGAAATGGCCATGGAGCAGTTCCAGATGATCAGGAAatgcttctttcatcaaaatGATAGCCgaagaaacaacttcagGGTCGGAGTCAGCAAGTAAGTCTTGTAGTAGGGGAAGAATGTCGTCGGTTAATTCTTCGCGCTGCTCTCGATACAGCTTTAAAAGCGCGAAGCCGACAGCACAACGTACTTCCGCAGCAACATCCGTAATAGCTTTCTTCACCGAATGAAGCACGATTGGATACAACGAAGGGATCCTAATATCGGAGATAGCCTTGAGCGCTAGAGAGCGGACTTCTGGATCTGGATCCGAAAGTGACCTCTGGATAGAATTGACCGCCAAGAGAGCCAGGCCGGGATCCTTCTCGGCATATCTCAGCATGTATATTGCCACCAGCCGCTTGACTTTGACATCGTCTGAACTCACGTTTTTCACCACATCTGCAAAATAGGACTCCAGGTTGATCGTTGGATCATCGCACGCCATTAGCGATGCCACCCTTTTCATGCCATCTCGCACCTCTCTAGAGTTACGGGAGTTGAGCAAGGACCTAAGCCCTTCAGGCGTAATACTCTGCGAATATCTATGGTAGGAGCTTTCACCAAGCCGGGAGGCTGCAACCGCAGCTGCTTCCAGTGTCAATTCCCTGGCTGATTCAAGAGCGGAAGTGATCCGCGAAATAGAATCTACCATCGGCAATCTAAAACCAACTCCGTATGAAGTCAGTCGCTTTTAAGAGATTGCGGAAAGCCTGCGTACGGAATATGTGATAAAATCATTATTACTACAATTTCAATTAACGAATGAATTATCATCAATCATATAATtgcaaaagccaaaaaaaagcCCTGTAGGGGGCTCGAACCCCtaaccttatgattaagagtCATACGCGCTACCgattgcgccaacaaggctcTTATTGGTATGTTTAGAAAATAAATATCTTAAAGGTCATTGATGTGGTCATGTTTTGTTTGAAACCTCTAAAGCGATGAGGCACCGACACTTATTCTTGAACCTTTGGCAGTTCCAGATATTGATGGTCGGTGCGCTATTAAGCAATGGAAGGTGCTGACGGGAATGGCCTTACCGCCATGCAACAGCAAATTTCAGAGATTGTTCAACATGGAGTAATTGATccaaacttcaagttcagtGACGCAGATTTCGAGATATTGTCGACGCTGCGGTACGATCCGGGTTTCACTCACACAAACGGAGGAGGCAGTTCAGGTACTGCAGAAGACGAATTAGACCCAAggctttctgctgctgatgTTCGGGAGGCGCTTGGGGAAAGTCCCCTCTCCGATAGTGGAGAATACTCTATAGATACTATTGCGCAGATGCTTGGCGAGATGCAGAAAGACACTCTGCCACTCTCGCCGCCTCCTGAGGCCGAGGAAGAACTCGAGACTAGCGAATACGGgttgaaaaagatattTTACAACCGATTTTTACTCTTAGGCGAGCAATTCAAGCGGCTAAACCTGGCCCTGAGCTTTTTTAAGTGGAACTTTAGTATCCCCTTTGAACTTTtacttgaaaagctcataCAAGCACTTCCTTGCCCACTGGAGTTAGCAACAGACCTTTCTTCCCGCATGCAAGCGCTCCTTTCAGTTAAAAAATGCTATAAAATGCGTGTACTGGTTTCTAGTTCGGGTCGGATGAGGGTCGAAGCACACGAATTACCACAAAACTGGGGAAATTTTGCCACTGCTTCTCAGTATTTCGTCAACACCGTCTTAAGAGGTTTTTTACCTCAACAAGACGAAGTGTGGGACGTTTTTGTAGACACTCAAGCTATAGTGGCTTCTCCATTCACgactttcaaaaccacCCGAAGGGGCCATTACAATGCAGCCAGGGAACGAATGACAGAGCTTTCTGAGCGTGTACACAATCCAGCTCGGAAATCTGAGATTTTGGTTTACAATAGCGCATTTGAGCTTATGGAGGGCTCCATTTCCAATGCGGCCTTGCTACTCAACGGTAACGAAACATCTAACTCCTTGTATCAAACCCCCTTTTTAACATCAGGTTGTCTATGCGGTGTTATGAGGTATTACttactgaagaagaatttAATAACTGAAGGCAACATTGATGTCAGACACTTGAATGTTGGCGATCAGGTATTGCTCTTTAATGGTGTTATGGGGTGCGTGAGAGGTGTCATTAGGAACTCCTTAGAGTAACCTAACCCAGCATGCTTCTTTTCCTGCCACGCAACCTTACCTCTTCAAACCTTTTAATCACATCTTTTAGTTTTTGCTGCCCCTTCTTCCCTTCATTTTCGTATACGCTTTTGAATCCCATTAAAATCCACTCATTGTACTTATCTGCAAACTTAGAGTGGGTGCTAATTATTGCCCTTTCCAAGACATACAAATCAACGCCTTTGTCTTCAACAAGAGTTGACGCAGAACCTAGCCCAAAGTCTATGAGGTAGGGGCTCCAATCACCATTTTCTTGGTGCAAAACGAGGTTCGAAGTGGTAAGATCCCCATGGCAATAGTCATTCCAGTGTAGAAGCCCAATCTGCTctccaactttgaaaaggacCTTTTCTACAGCTATGTTATAAGGATCAGTCTTGTACATCCATAAAAAATTCTTGAGATTACTGAAGCCGTGGCTTTCGGGTAAATCCTCGCCGATAAACTCTATCCATATGCACCCGTTGTACACATCGCATGCAATAAGTTTTGGGACGTGAAGTCCGGGCACTTGCGAAAGTTTGGCCAGAATTCTTGATTCACTTAAGGTGCGGTGCTTAGTTAGGGTTTTATCAATAGACGGATGCCTGTACTTTTTAGGAGGCCTGTATTTGATGATGTACTTCACTGGGATATCACCTGCAGTCTTGCATGCAGATGCATTGTATGGATGCACATTTGTcgtgaaaacaaaagcctcTGCCCCCTGCGAAATAGGAACAATGGGAACATTTGGTGTAAGATAGGTGACAACCTGCTCAATCACTTCCTTCGACATCCTTTCTGGGAGTTGGTTTTACGCTGATGTCTAATCAACGTTATATCATAATCTAATTTTTAATTTTCAATGCATTATGAATAAAGTGCTTAGCAGTGCTCGACAAGTGAGAAACAAGAGCAAGTCCTTATGACTATGAAGGTTTGAATCCTTTGAATAGCCTCTGTCCATGTTTTATgttcttgaatttgttgCCTCAGGTAAAACTTTAGGAACGATAAAGTGCTGTAAAGGAAACAAATGCACTTGTAGAATTCATAATACTTTCTCAAGGCACATAAGCTTATAGAGGCGCAATCATTTGTAGAAGTTAGAGAAAGCATCGtaacttttgaagctttggTGCTTTGCAGGTTACAGTGTAACGGAACACATATTCAAATTGCACGGAACTGCACAGATTTTAGGGCACAATATGTTACAAGGTACAGTGAATAAAACAGGACGCTACTTGGTTCAAGTGTCCTGTATTCTTTCCTTTAAATCTGTTTTTATTTTTAAGCTCTGTCGCACTACTACCTGGCCTTTCAGCAGACTAAagaatattttgaacatGTCGGAAAACGCTGCTTACAGCACTCAACAATGACTCCATTGCGGCTAAGTTGTGGGCTAGCGTGGCTCAACAGGCAAGTTGGATAACTTGAATAGAGCCGGaggctcttcaaagctacAACATTTACTGTGCTTATATCTTATATCATTCATTGTATGGATTGCTATCTACGTAAAAAACCTAAGGAATATCACTTTTGCTGGCCACCATACTTGCTTCTCCAGTTCTCAATCTCTTTTTCATCAATACGTTTAAAGAGGTACTCTgccttgttgatgttgtGTCCGCCTTCTATGCATAGGTAGAATTTGTCGTCAATCTTCTTAGCTGGTGCATTCAACATCTTGTAGATAGTTTCGGCAGCTTCTGGCATGAATGGGTAGATCACAGAGGCCACGGAGTAAACAATGTTGAGACCCACACCAACAACAGCGTCAGATTTAGCAGGGAACTCCGAGAAAAGACTGTTGTcaagcttgttttcttgcaaaaacaagttACCACGGGCACTTAGAGACATAGCAATCTCCAAACCACGTCTTTCGTGGGATTGTTCCATTTCGGAAACGTAGCTGCTTAAAATAGAGTTTATGTCCTTCTCCAATTTGACGAAGTCCGCCAACTGCTTTTGATCATATTCAGGAACGACACCATTGTACTTGGCATTGACGAACTTGACCAGTCTGTTCACAAAGTTACCAAGGTTGGCCAAAAGCTCACTGTTATTTCTAGCAACAAAGTCGCTCCATGAAAAGTGAGAGTCACTGGATTCAGGTCTCACAGAGGCCAAATAATATCTCCACACACTGGGGGAAACACCAGTATCCTTTGCATTGTTGCCAAAGACTCCCACGCCTCTactcttcgaaaacttg contains:
- the APL6 gene encoding AP-3 complex subunit beta (similar to uniprot|P46682 Saccharomyces cerevisiae YGR261C APL6 beta3-like subunit of the yeast AP- 3 complex which functions in transport of alkaline phosphatase to the vacuole via the alternate pathway suppressor of loss of casein kinase 1 function putative beta adaptin component of the membrane-associate clathrin assembly complex), whose translation is MVDSISRITSALESARELTLEAAAVAASRLGESSYHRYSQSITPEGLRSLLNSRNSREVRDGMKRVASLMACDDPTINLESYFADVVKNVSSDDVKVKRLVAIYMLRYAEKDPGLALLAVNSIQRSLSDPDPEVRSLALKAISDIRIPSLYPIVLHSVKKAITDVAAEVRCAVGFALLKLYREQREELTDDILPLLQDLLADSDPEVVSSAIILMKEAFPDHLELLHGHFRRYCGLLPQLCEWSQLYLIELSVKYCKHFIPRPILMDSSDAARAVPLSDDFADIPFAIYDVSFHPDLSMFLDSLQKLLHSQNAAVVVAISKAYFELSPSLTFKNSKATDALVRLIGGPSIADGRALIFQCILVYCAVDPSTFSRFLNKFFLLPSDDTNTAVAKLKILSTLVDLNNVKRVVSEIKYYIINDQRPAVIQEALNSLAGCGQLSRSLSLHITKWLLTRMVDSISSASLDSFVSVLRSLIQENPAEHLHTMLNLSQVLRTENYLSGTAKAGIVWLFGEFSSINFTICPDVLRILIPNFSREPKEVRLQIVLLAAKLLSWEVDNSKNSSTEVGAFDIDNSRTAQMARSVFYLAKFDDDFDIRDRSRLFCSLFDNERYEIASLLLQAPKPSSIAPMALNMSSSANASSFASLGLDPGMEDYLSFSSWTFDGDADESSALRVPAQTKDYSRMKTSFSSSTFFGGKNSDDFGGTSPVSETSDDVHTQSSRGFTSSAGRKYKLQSLDEFFSDIPARGQRRRRVLVEEESSDEEETSQEDSESDDTSISSSSESEAESNIEVNT
- the ABZ2 gene encoding aminodeoxychorismate lyase ABZ2 (similar to uniprot|Q03266 Saccharomyces cerevisiae YMR289W ABZ2 4-amino-4-deoxychorismate lyase catalyzes the third step in para-aminobenzoic acid biosynthesis), whose translation is MEGADGNGLTAMQQQISEIVQHGVIDPNFKFSDADFEILSTLRYDPGFTHTNGGGSSGTAEDELDPRLSAADVREALGESPLSDSGEYSIDTIAQMLGEMQKDTLPLSPPPEAEEELETSEYGLKKIFYNRFLLLGEQFKRLNLALSFFKWNFSIPFELLLEKLIQALPCPLELATDLSSRMQALLSVKKCYKMRVLVSSSGRMRVEAHELPQNWGNFATASQYFVNTVLRGFLPQQDEVWDVFVDTQAIVASPFTTFKTTRRGHYNAARERMTELSERVHNPARKSEILVYNSAFELMEGSISNAALLLNGNETSNSLYQTPFLTSGCLCGVMRYYLLKKNLITEGNIDVRHLNVGDQVLLFNGVMGCVRGVIRNSLE
- the BUD32 gene encoding serine/threonine protein kinase BUD32 (similar to uniprot|P53323 Saccharomyces cerevisiae YGR262C BUD32 Protein involved in bud-site selection diploid mutants display a random budding pattern instead of the wild-type bipolar pattern), yielding MSKEVIEQVVTYLTPNVPIVPISQGAEAFVFTTNVHPYNASACKTAGDIPVKYIIKYRPPKKYRHPSIDKTLTKHRTLSESRILAKLSQVPGLHVPKLIACDVYNGCIWIEFIGEDLPESHGFSNLKNFLWMYKTDPYNIAVEKVLFKVGEQIGLLHWNDYCHGDLTTSNLVLHQENGDWSPYLIDFGLGSASTLVEDKGVDLYVLERAIISTHSKFADKYNEWILMGFKSVYENEGKKGQQKLKDVIKRFEEVRLRGRKRSMLG